The following proteins come from a genomic window of Dongia rigui:
- a CDS encoding DUF427 domain-containing protein, translated as MKLPGPDHPIDIAPTAGRVTVRRGGIVIADSRRALTLKEASYPPVQYIPRGDVRMDLLARSSRVTHCPYKGDAAYYNLLDGDENTVWSYEAPYAAVEVIVGHIAFYPNKVDSIDIAP; from the coding sequence ATGAAGCTGCCCGGCCCCGACCATCCCATCGACATCGCGCCCACGGCGGGCCGCGTCACCGTCAGGCGAGGCGGCATCGTCATCGCCGACAGCCGGCGCGCGCTGACGTTGAAGGAAGCCAGTTACCCACCTGTGCAATACATCCCGCGCGGCGACGTCCGGATGGATCTGCTGGCGCGCTCCAGCCGCGTCACGCATTGTCCCTATAAGGGCGACGCTGCCTATTATAATTTGTTGGATGGCGACGAAAACACGGTCTGGAGCTACGAAGCGCCATACGCCGCCGTCGAAGTGATTGTCGGGCACATTGCCTTTTATCCGAACAAGGTTGATTCCATCGACATTGCCCCGTAA
- a CDS encoding glutathione S-transferase family protein: MLKFFFSPQSCALASHIALEEAGADYEAVRVDFSKNEQRGAAYLKINPKGRVPALATDRGVLTETPAILFFIAQTHPAAKLAPLEDPFDLGRLQAFNAYLCSTVHVAHAHRMRGYRWADDPAAIDEMKRKVPQTVGDCFALIEAEMFEGPFVMGDAFTIADPYLFTLATWLEGDGVDPARFPKILAHRTRMAARPAVAKVWALHQ; this comes from the coding sequence ATGCTGAAGTTCTTTTTCTCACCGCAATCCTGCGCTTTGGCCTCGCATATCGCACTGGAGGAAGCCGGCGCCGATTATGAGGCCGTCCGCGTCGACTTTTCGAAGAACGAGCAGCGCGGTGCCGCCTATCTCAAGATTAATCCCAAAGGACGCGTGCCGGCCCTCGCCACCGACCGCGGTGTCCTGACGGAAACACCGGCCATTCTATTCTTCATCGCCCAGACGCATCCGGCAGCAAAGCTCGCACCGCTCGAGGATCCCTTTGACCTCGGCCGCCTGCAGGCCTTTAACGCCTATCTTTGCTCGACCGTGCATGTCGCCCATGCCCACAGGATGCGCGGGTATCGCTGGGCCGATGACCCGGCGGCCATCGACGAGATGAAGCGGAAGGTGCCGCAGACCGTCGGCGACTGCTTTGCGCTGATCGAGGCGGAGATGTTCGAAGGCCCGTTCGTGATGGGAGATGCCTTCACCATCGCCGATCCTTACCTTTTCACGCTTGCGACCTGGCTGGAAGGTGATGGCGTGGATCCAGCACGCTTCCCCAAGATTCTTGCCCATCGCACGCGTATGGCGGCGCGGCCGGCCGTGGCGAAGGTGTGGGCTTTGCATCAGTGA
- a CDS encoding PAS domain S-box protein — MSDAGSASIDPAPVTSGEHSRFRLVVEAAPSAMVMVDAAGCIEMVNLQAERVFGYSRSEMIGRPVEMLLPARMRDHHPDLRRTFFTNPRSRPMGIGRDLFARRKDGSEFPVEIGLNPIETDEGTMVLSAIVDISERKRSEERFRLVVEAAPNAMVMINGRGEIEMVNAQAERVFGYARTEMLGQPVEMLVPERFRSHHPALRKSFGGAAEARPMGAGRDLFARRKDGSEFPVEIGLNPIETEDGVMVLSAIVDISDRKQKENRIAQALKEKDVLLGEIHHRVKNNLQIVHSLLDLQSGQISDPAVLAMLRDSQNRIHSMALIHQTLYQSQDFAQVDFGVFLDSFVPVLVSSYALHSNNITLEIATHDVALPINTAIPCGLIVNELVSNALKHAFPNDRQGKIMLELQAGNDRNLILVVSDDGVGLPPGLDIRTSGSLGLQLVATLAAQLRGTLDIGQGAPTRFSLRFPRPDEGR, encoded by the coding sequence TTGTCGGATGCAGGCAGCGCGTCTATTGACCCAGCGCCAGTGACCTCGGGCGAGCATTCCCGCTTCCGCCTGGTCGTCGAAGCGGCCCCCAGCGCCATGGTTATGGTCGACGCTGCCGGTTGCATCGAGATGGTGAACCTGCAAGCCGAGCGCGTCTTTGGCTATAGTCGCAGTGAGATGATCGGTCGGCCGGTCGAGATGCTGCTGCCGGCGCGCATGCGCGACCACCATCCCGACCTGCGCCGCACTTTCTTTACGAACCCGCGATCGCGCCCGATGGGTATTGGGCGCGACCTCTTCGCCCGGCGCAAGGATGGCAGTGAGTTCCCGGTGGAGATCGGCCTCAACCCCATCGAGACCGACGAAGGCACCATGGTGCTCTCCGCCATCGTCGACATCTCGGAGCGCAAGCGGTCGGAGGAGCGATTTCGTCTGGTGGTCGAAGCTGCCCCCAATGCCATGGTCATGATCAACGGCCGTGGCGAGATTGAGATGGTCAACGCCCAGGCCGAGCGTGTCTTCGGCTATGCCCGTACCGAGATGCTGGGCCAGCCGGTCGAGATGCTGGTGCCGGAGCGCTTCCGTAGCCATCACCCCGCCTTGCGCAAGTCCTTCGGCGGGGCGGCCGAAGCGCGGCCGATGGGCGCCGGCCGCGATCTCTTCGCTCGCCGCAAGGACGGCAGCGAGTTTCCTGTCGAGATCGGCCTCAACCCGATCGAAACCGAAGACGGTGTCATGGTGCTATCAGCCATTGTCGACATCTCCGACCGCAAGCAGAAAGAGAACCGGATCGCGCAGGCGTTGAAGGAAAAGGACGTGCTGCTGGGTGAGATTCACCATCGGGTCAAGAACAACCTCCAGATCGTGCACAGCTTGCTCGATCTGCAATCAGGCCAAATATCCGACCCAGCGGTTCTCGCCATGCTGCGCGATAGTCAGAACCGCATTCATTCCATGGCGCTCATTCACCAGACACTCTATCAATCGCAGGATTTCGCCCAGGTCGATTTCGGCGTCTTTCTCGACAGCTTCGTGCCGGTTCTCGTTTCATCTTATGCCCTGCACAGCAACAACATCACGCTCGAAATAGCCACGCATGACGTGGCACTGCCGATCAACACGGCGATCCCCTGCGGCCTCATCGTCAATGAACTGGTCTCCAATGCCCTGAAGCACGCCTTTCCCAATGACCGGCAGGGGAAGATCATGCTTGAACTCCAGGCAGGTAATGATCGCAATCTGATCCTGGTCGTCAGTGACGACGGGGTCGGGCTGCCGCCGGGCCTCGACATTCGTACGAGCGGATCGCTGGGCCTGCAGTTGGTGGCGACTCTTGCTGCACAGTTGCGCGGCACGCTAGACATCGGACAGGGCGCGCCGACGCGTTTTAGCTTGCGCTTTCCGCGCCCGGACGAGGGAAGATAA
- a CDS encoding PAS domain S-box protein, with amino-acid sequence MNAPRVMVVEDERIVALNLCRTLNRLGYHADTVVSSGAEALRSIGEMKPDVVLMDIHIEGDIDGIETAARIPSDMMLPVIYLTAYSEDATLERARLTRPYGYLVKPFSERELHATITMALQRRESDVAVRQSEERLRLALAAAELGSWEIEPESGRIYCKDYEGWLTETSPRLVAQSFRDFLPSVHEADRSLVKEAFGAMTTHGELCEVEFRRDDAAGNTRWFRVIGKTFSGEVDRRRRLLGVVRDITASKEAEEEQRRSEQNYRDLISTISGIIWESDLRRDMLNYVSDSAERVLGYTAAEWISTPMFWENHLHPDDRAQAIAQYRLATQAGQSYDATYRMIDARGEIVWLHEAVSIIALHGRPTIVRGVMVDISNLKRAEKEIASANARLAESEKRLAAILDTAAVGIVTVDDQMRIISFNREAEKIFGYDAAVMVGTTLDRLIPPARVYEHQQQMRQFGKTGYASRAMGDWRAVKGITSDGRLVPLATIISRVEVAGKVTMTAIMRDMTEAQKAEDDLRQLLAERELAVERAEEANRAKSSFLAVMSHELRTPLNAIIGFSELMEREMLGPLGNEKYRQYVGDIYRSGRLLLEHVNGILDLSRIESGKHDLKISRVTLAAAWAHVGSTLTGLAVAKGINLAILEPADQPAFAGEIRSVAQVLSNLISNSIKFTPAGGRVEIGTVDRDGIASFFVRDTGRGIPTDRLTDVLKPFVQVSDAFVRDTGGVGLGLAICKSHVEAMSGRIAIDSELGKGTKVTVTLPRWLAD; translated from the coding sequence ATGAATGCACCGCGGGTCATGGTGGTGGAAGACGAGCGCATCGTGGCACTCAATTTGTGCCGCACACTCAACCGCCTGGGCTATCACGCCGACACGGTGGTTTCGAGCGGCGCCGAAGCCCTGCGTAGCATCGGCGAGATGAAGCCCGATGTCGTGCTGATGGACATCCATATCGAGGGCGATATCGACGGTATCGAAACGGCGGCGCGCATCCCATCCGACATGATGTTGCCGGTCATCTACCTCACCGCCTATTCCGAAGATGCGACGCTGGAACGGGCGCGGCTAACAAGACCCTATGGCTATCTGGTAAAGCCGTTTTCCGAGCGGGAGCTGCACGCCACCATTACGATGGCCCTGCAGCGGCGCGAAAGCGATGTCGCGGTGCGGCAAAGCGAGGAGCGGCTGCGTCTTGCCCTGGCCGCAGCCGAGCTCGGTTCCTGGGAGATCGAACCCGAGAGCGGACGCATCTATTGCAAGGATTATGAAGGCTGGCTGACGGAAACGTCCCCCCGCCTCGTCGCCCAAAGCTTCCGCGACTTCCTCCCCAGCGTGCACGAAGCCGACCGATCCCTGGTCAAGGAAGCCTTCGGCGCGATGACAACCCATGGCGAGCTGTGCGAGGTGGAATTTCGCCGCGATGATGCCGCCGGAAACACGCGTTGGTTTCGGGTCATCGGCAAGACCTTCTCCGGCGAGGTCGATCGGCGCCGGCGCCTGCTGGGTGTCGTGCGCGACATCACGGCGTCGAAAGAAGCGGAGGAAGAACAGCGCCGCTCCGAGCAGAATTACCGCGACCTCATCTCCACCATCAGCGGTATCATCTGGGAATCGGATTTGCGCCGCGACATGCTCAATTATGTCAGCGACAGCGCCGAGCGGGTGCTGGGCTATACCGCCGCCGAATGGATATCCACCCCGATGTTCTGGGAAAACCACCTCCACCCGGATGACCGTGCCCAGGCCATCGCACAATATCGACTTGCGACTCAGGCCGGGCAGTCTTACGACGCAACCTACCGCATGATCGACGCGCGCGGCGAGATCGTCTGGCTTCATGAGGCCGTCTCGATCATCGCGCTGCATGGTCGGCCAACCATCGTGCGCGGTGTCATGGTCGATATCAGCAACCTGAAGCGCGCAGAGAAAGAGATCGCAAGCGCCAATGCGCGCCTCGCGGAAAGCGAAAAGCGCCTTGCCGCCATTCTCGACACCGCAGCTGTCGGCATCGTCACCGTCGACGATCAGATGCGAATTATCTCGTTCAACCGCGAGGCCGAGAAGATTTTCGGCTATGACGCCGCCGTCATGGTCGGCACGACCCTCGATCGCCTCATTCCGCCGGCCCGCGTTTACGAGCATCAGCAACAGATGCGCCAGTTCGGCAAAACCGGATATGCCAGTCGGGCGATGGGGGATTGGCGTGCCGTCAAGGGCATCACCAGCGATGGGCGGCTTGTACCGCTGGCGACAATCATCTCGCGGGTCGAGGTCGCCGGCAAGGTGACCATGACCGCCATCATGCGCGACATGACGGAGGCGCAGAAGGCTGAGGACGATCTGCGTCAGCTGCTGGCAGAGCGCGAGCTGGCGGTGGAGCGCGCCGAAGAGGCAAACCGCGCCAAGTCAAGCTTCCTCGCCGTCATGAGCCATGAACTGCGCACGCCGCTCAATGCCATCATCGGATTCTCCGAGTTGATGGAGCGGGAAATGCTGGGACCGCTTGGCAATGAAAAGTATCGGCAGTATGTCGGTGACATTTACCGCAGCGGCCGGCTGCTGCTGGAACATGTCAACGGCATCCTCGATCTGTCACGCATCGAATCTGGCAAACACGATCTCAAGATCAGTCGCGTCACCTTGGCCGCCGCCTGGGCTCATGTCGGCAGCACCCTGACCGGACTGGCCGTGGCAAAGGGCATCAACCTCGCCATCTTGGAACCGGCCGATCAGCCCGCCTTCGCTGGTGAGATCAGATCCGTGGCACAGGTCTTGAGCAACCTGATCTCCAACAGCATCAAGTTCACGCCGGCCGGTGGACGTGTCGAGATCGGCACGGTTGACCGCGACGGAATTGCCTCGTTCTTTGTGCGCGATACCGGGCGCGGCATCCCCACCGACCGCCTGACCGATGTCTTGAAGCCCTTCGTGCAGGTCTCCGATGCCTTCGTCCGCGACACGGGCGGCGTCGGCTTGGGGCTCGCCATCTGCAAATCCCATGTCGAAGCCATGTCGGGGCGCATCGCCATCGACAGCGAACTCGGCAAAGGCACGAAGGTGACCGTCACCCTGCCGCGCTGGCTGGCGGATTGA
- a CDS encoding NAD(P)/FAD-dependent oxidoreductase: protein MTDAAVADRSGWVALAGTYKNFPALAGASKADWLVIGGGFTGLAAARRLAELHPNHRIVLIDRKRLGQGASGRNSGFAVSREMPGPSELEKPAGRAAYLAQAAIHQAAGAEVKRLIDELRIDCDYDPNGYIFAVHERDKFKALEERVNAINDLGGEAKLLDAAALRSRLGIAFYNHGLWIGGGNALLQPARFAKGLIDALPATVECYENTEAVKITHEPGGGATVSLRDGHIRAARVIIGLNAFMPRLGVKRGRVFPISLTASLTRPLTPAEEEAIGHAGPWGGLCPIEGGATVRLTNDRRILMRNTAEYEPDGISQAMLAKRRAWHEMGLRHRFPFLAKDAIEFTWSGHMCASRNWSFVFEELSHGVFAAGCYNGAGLARGTLLGRLIAEHASGETSPLIENALAREKPSWVPTGPLFTLIAKIRLAHELQAAKSEH from the coding sequence ATGACGGATGCAGCGGTGGCGGATCGCAGCGGTTGGGTGGCCCTGGCGGGGACTTATAAAAACTTCCCGGCATTGGCGGGCGCCAGCAAGGCGGACTGGCTGGTCATCGGCGGCGGCTTTACCGGGCTTGCGGCCGCACGGCGCCTGGCGGAACTGCATCCCAACCACCGCATCGTGCTCATCGACCGCAAGCGGCTGGGGCAGGGGGCGAGCGGGCGCAATTCAGGCTTTGCCGTCAGCCGCGAGATGCCGGGGCCGAGCGAACTCGAAAAGCCGGCGGGACGCGCTGCTTACCTTGCCCAAGCTGCCATTCATCAGGCGGCGGGCGCCGAGGTGAAGCGCCTGATAGATGAACTTAGGATCGACTGCGATTATGACCCCAACGGCTATATCTTTGCCGTGCACGAGCGCGACAAGTTCAAAGCGCTGGAAGAACGCGTCAATGCCATCAACGATCTGGGTGGCGAGGCAAAGCTGCTGGATGCGGCGGCGCTCAGAAGCCGGCTCGGCATCGCCTTCTATAACCATGGCTTGTGGATCGGCGGCGGTAACGCCCTGCTGCAGCCGGCACGCTTTGCCAAGGGCCTCATCGACGCATTGCCGGCCACGGTCGAATGTTATGAGAATACCGAGGCGGTGAAGATCACCCATGAGCCGGGTGGCGGTGCGACGGTGTCTTTACGTGACGGTCACATCCGGGCCGCGCGCGTGATCATTGGGCTCAATGCCTTCATGCCGCGTCTCGGCGTGAAGCGGGGCAGGGTGTTCCCGATCTCGCTCACCGCCAGCCTGACGCGACCGCTGACGCCAGCGGAGGAAGAGGCGATCGGGCACGCTGGGCCTTGGGGCGGCCTCTGCCCCATCGAAGGTGGTGCCACCGTGCGCCTCACCAACGACCGGCGCATTCTGATGCGCAACACCGCGGAGTATGAACCGGATGGCATCAGCCAAGCGATGCTGGCCAAGCGGCGGGCCTGGCATGAGATGGGATTGCGGCATCGCTTTCCGTTCCTGGCGAAGGACGCCATCGAATTCACCTGGTCGGGGCATATGTGCGCCAGCCGCAATTGGAGCTTCGTGTTCGAAGAATTGTCACACGGCGTATTTGCGGCCGGCTGCTATAACGGCGCGGGACTGGCGCGTGGCACGCTGCTTGGCAGGCTCATCGCGGAACACGCCAGCGGCGAGACTTCGCCCCTCATCGAGAATGCCCTCGCCCGGGAAAAGCCGAGCTGGGTACCGACCGGCCCCCTCTTCACCCTCATCGCCAAGATACGCCTGGCGCACGAATTGCAGGCGGCGAAGTCAGAACACTGA
- a CDS encoding YbaK/EbsC family protein produces the protein MSSVERVRAALAAAGLNAEIEEFDASTRTSADAAAAIGCEVAQIAKSLVFRAKESGKAVIVIASGTNRVDEKKVTALIGEKIGKADADFVRAETGFAIGGVAPVGHTGPVVLLIDADLMAFSEIWAAAGAPNAVFRLTPQQLSAMTGGSIADVKQSA, from the coding sequence ATGAGCAGCGTCGAGCGGGTGCGCGCGGCACTGGCTGCCGCGGGCTTGAACGCCGAGATCGAAGAATTCGACGCGTCGACCCGCACCTCGGCGGACGCGGCGGCAGCGATCGGCTGCGAAGTGGCGCAGATCGCTAAGTCGCTGGTCTTTCGCGCTAAGGAGAGTGGCAAAGCGGTCATCGTCATCGCCTCCGGCACCAACCGGGTCGATGAGAAGAAGGTGACCGCGTTGATCGGCGAAAAGATCGGTAAAGCCGATGCCGATTTCGTTCGCGCCGAGACGGGCTTTGCCATCGGCGGCGTGGCGCCGGTCGGTCATACCGGGCCGGTCGTGCTGCTGATCGACGCCGATCTCATGGCATTCTCTGAAATCTGGGCCGCCGCGGGCGCACCCAATGCCGTCTTTCGTCTAACGCCGCAGCAATTATCGGCGATGACCGGCGGCAGCATCGCCGACGTCAAGCAAAGCGCGTGA
- the proC gene encoding pyrroline-5-carboxylate reductase, translating into MAKLELPGALLLVGCGKMGGALLRGWLKQGVAAKSVYVVDLAPKDLDDVKAAGVHILTSPDQLPADLKPAIILLAVKPQFMDEALGHYKKYAGADTTYLSIAAGKTVAYFKRALGENALIVRSMPNTPAAVSRGMTVICRDKQVPASILDLCGQLLTAVGEVAWIDDEQLLNQVTAVSGGGPAYVFLLIEALAEAGRVNGLPADLAMQLARSTVCGSGELAYQSSESATALRQAVMSPKGTTLEAINVLMADDGIQPLMNRAIAAATRRSRELAG; encoded by the coding sequence ATGGCGAAACTTGAATTACCGGGCGCGCTGCTGCTCGTCGGCTGCGGCAAGATGGGCGGTGCGCTGCTGCGGGGCTGGCTGAAGCAGGGTGTCGCGGCAAAATCAGTCTATGTGGTCGATCTTGCGCCCAAGGACCTCGACGACGTCAAGGCAGCCGGCGTCCATATCCTGACCAGCCCCGACCAATTGCCGGCGGACCTCAAGCCAGCGATCATCCTCCTGGCGGTGAAGCCGCAATTCATGGACGAGGCGCTCGGCCACTACAAGAAATACGCCGGGGCGGACACGACCTATCTCTCCATCGCGGCCGGCAAGACGGTTGCCTATTTCAAGCGGGCGCTGGGCGAGAATGCCTTGATCGTCCGCTCGATGCCGAACACGCCGGCCGCGGTCAGCCGCGGCATGACGGTGATCTGTCGCGACAAACAAGTTCCCGCTAGCATTCTCGATCTCTGCGGCCAGTTGCTGACGGCGGTGGGCGAGGTTGCCTGGATCGATGACGAGCAATTGCTTAATCAGGTGACGGCGGTCTCGGGCGGCGGGCCGGCCTACGTGTTTCTGCTGATCGAAGCGCTGGCGGAAGCCGGCCGCGTCAACGGCCTGCCGGCAGATCTTGCCATGCAGCTGGCGCGTTCGACGGTCTGCGGCTCAGGTGAGCTTGCCTATCAGTCGAGCGAATCGGCGACCGCCTTGCGCCAGGCGGTGATGAGCCCCAAGGGCACGACGCTTGAAGCCATCAACGTGCTGATGGCCGATGACGGTATCCAGCCCCTCATGAACCGCGCCATCGCCGCGGCGACGCGCCGGTCAAGGGAACTGGCGGGCTGA
- a CDS encoding YbjN domain-containing protein codes for MAPTSNPLDMMEELVNANEWRYDRSTDEEMIVEFTGQWCEYRMFFVWQEDLGALYFSCLFDTKITAGKRAAVAELLSYINERLWLGHFDLCSEELAPMFRHTILLRGTAGVSAEQLEDLMEAAINECERFYPAFQFLLWGGKKPQEAVEAALLDTVGTA; via the coding sequence GTGGCCCCGACCTCTAACCCCCTCGACATGATGGAAGAATTGGTCAACGCCAATGAATGGCGTTACGACCGTTCGACCGACGAGGAGATGATCGTCGAATTCACCGGTCAGTGGTGCGAATACCGCATGTTCTTCGTCTGGCAGGAGGATCTGGGGGCGCTCTATTTCTCCTGTCTCTTCGACACCAAGATCACGGCCGGGAAGCGCGCCGCGGTCGCCGAATTGCTGAGCTACATCAACGAGCGTTTATGGCTGGGGCATTTCGACCTCTGTTCGGAGGAGCTCGCCCCCATGTTCCGCCACACGATCCTGCTGCGCGGCACGGCGGGCGTTTCGGCCGAGCAGCTGGAAGACCTGATGGAAGCGGCGATCAACGAGTGCGAACGCTTCTACCCTGCCTTCCAATTCCTGCTGTGGGGCGGTAAGAAACCGCAGGAGGCGGTCGAAGCAGCGCTGCTCGACACGGTCGGCACTGCCTGA
- a CDS encoding accessory factor UbiK family protein, giving the protein MQSDNRILDDMAKVATGALGSLTGLRSEIEAKVQQQLERLLSKMNLVSREEFETMKSVAQAAREEQIKLERRLQEIEAKMAEKSVG; this is encoded by the coding sequence ATGCAGAGCGACAACCGTATTCTCGACGACATGGCCAAGGTGGCAACCGGCGCCCTGGGATCACTGACGGGCCTGCGCTCCGAGATCGAGGCCAAGGTGCAGCAGCAGCTGGAACGCCTCCTCTCCAAGATGAACCTGGTGAGCCGCGAGGAATTCGAGACCATGAAGTCCGTGGCCCAGGCCGCGCGCGAAGAGCAAATCAAGCTTGAGCGGCGCCTCCAGGAAATCGAGGCAAAAATGGCCGAAAAGAGCGTCGGCTGA
- the lgt gene encoding prolipoprotein diacylglyceryl transferase, which yields MSPESNYFIFPEFDPVAFALGPIVVRWYALAYIFGILIGWRYMLHLAKKPPAIVKPNHCEDMITWATLGTIIGGRLGHVLLWDPGYYLSHPLEILMVWKGGMAFHGGLLGVIVAMVIYARRASIPFFALADLAAAATPIGLGLGRLANFINGELVGRPTDVPWAMVFPHVDNLPRHPSQIYEALTEGLLLFTILAVLAHRQKIRERLGTLSGVFLIGYAFARMFSEMFREPEALTGTLVETTWGQWLSVPMLVYGLYLVWRGRRTAAISHSA from the coding sequence ATGTCGCCCGAGTCCAACTACTTCATCTTCCCGGAATTTGATCCGGTAGCATTCGCGCTGGGGCCGATTGTGGTGCGCTGGTATGCGCTGGCCTACATCTTCGGCATCCTCATCGGTTGGCGCTACATGCTCCACCTCGCCAAGAAGCCGCCGGCGATCGTGAAGCCCAATCATTGCGAAGACATGATCACCTGGGCGACGCTGGGTACGATCATCGGCGGGCGCCTCGGCCATGTCCTGTTGTGGGACCCCGGCTATTATTTGAGCCATCCGCTGGAAATCCTGATGGTGTGGAAAGGTGGCATGGCGTTCCATGGCGGCCTCCTCGGCGTCATCGTCGCGATGGTCATCTATGCGCGCCGCGCCAGCATCCCGTTCTTCGCACTTGCCGATCTCGCTGCGGCAGCGACGCCGATCGGATTGGGCCTCGGTCGCCTGGCCAATTTCATCAACGGCGAGTTGGTTGGCCGGCCGACCGACGTACCGTGGGCGATGGTCTTCCCGCATGTCGACAATTTACCGCGCCATCCCAGCCAGATTTATGAAGCGCTGACCGAAGGATTGCTACTGTTCACGATCCTCGCCGTGCTGGCACATCGACAAAAAATCCGCGAGCGGCTCGGCACACTCTCCGGCGTGTTCCTGATCGGCTATGCCTTTGCGCGTATGTTCTCTGAGATGTTCCGCGAACCGGAGGCATTGACCGGCACACTGGTCGAGACGACTTGGGGTCAGTGGCTGAGCGTGCCCATGCTGGTCTACGGCCTCTATCTCGTCTGGCGCGGGCGCCGGACAGCCGCCATCAGCCACAGCGCCTGA
- a CDS encoding class I SAM-dependent methyltransferase yields the protein MHPALQSIRRRIALEGPLTLAAVMEEALAGRNGYYRDHDPLGPEGDFITAPEVSQMFGELIGLWCVDTWQRLGSPAAFNLVEMGPGRGTLMADALRAARVSAGFLAAKQLHLVEINAALRAKQAERLADHQPVWHEHLDGVPAGPMILVANELFDALPVHQLQMTAQGWRERVVALDGEHLQFGLAAPGAALGLLRPAHRTAHDGAIAEVSPASIALIDTIARRLVADAGAALIIDYGPAESGLGDSFQALKRHTYHLPLEALGEADLTAHVDFGALKAAAEEAGANVFGPTAQGDFLRALGIELRANMLAQKADAGTAEILHRQVHRLIAPEQMGRLFKALGLASPTLDTDRSGGLAGL from the coding sequence ATGCACCCGGCCCTTCAGAGCATCCGCCGCCGCATTGCGCTGGAAGGGCCGCTCACCTTGGCGGCCGTGATGGAAGAGGCACTGGCAGGGCGCAACGGCTATTACCGCGATCACGATCCGCTGGGGCCGGAGGGCGACTTCATCACCGCGCCGGAGGTGAGCCAGATGTTCGGCGAGCTGATCGGCCTGTGGTGCGTCGACACCTGGCAGCGTTTGGGATCGCCGGCAGCCTTCAATCTTGTCGAAATGGGGCCTGGCCGCGGCACCCTGATGGCCGACGCCCTGCGGGCGGCACGCGTCTCGGCCGGCTTCCTTGCCGCCAAGCAATTGCATTTGGTCGAGATCAATGCGGCGCTGCGGGCCAAGCAGGCCGAACGCCTGGCCGATCATCAACCGGTCTGGCATGAACACCTTGACGGCGTGCCGGCAGGGCCGATGATTCTCGTCGCCAACGAATTGTTCGACGCCCTACCCGTCCATCAATTGCAGATGACGGCGCAAGGCTGGCGCGAGCGCGTCGTGGCTCTCGATGGCGAGCATCTGCAATTCGGCCTGGCAGCCCCCGGTGCAGCGCTGGGCCTGCTGCGCCCCGCGCACCGTACAGCTCATGACGGCGCCATCGCCGAAGTGAGCCCCGCCTCGATCGCCCTCATCGACACGATTGCGCGCCGTCTGGTGGCCGATGCCGGCGCCGCCCTTATCATCGATTACGGGCCGGCGGAGAGCGGCCTCGGCGATTCTTTCCAGGCGCTGAAGCGGCACACATATCATCTGCCGCTGGAGGCCCTGGGCGAGGCGGACCTGACCGCCCATGTCGATTTCGGCGCCCTCAAGGCCGCGGCTGAAGAGGCTGGGGCCAATGTATTCGGCCCGACGGCGCAAGGCGATTTCCTGCGCGCTCTCGGCATTGAACTTAGGGCCAATATGCTGGCCCAGAAGGCCGATGCAGGGACAGCCGAGATCCTGCACCGACAAGTGCACCGCTTGATCGCGCCGGAACAAATGGGCAGGCTGTTCAAGGCGCTGGGCCTCGCCAGCCCGACGCTCGACACCGACAGATCAGGAGGATTGGCCGGATTATGA